One genomic region from Salipiger sp. CCB-MM3 encodes:
- the tolR gene encoding protein TolR, with amino-acid sequence MAGGVMKKGGGGGRRRRRRSGGGGQPMAEINVTPMVDVMLVLLIIFMVAAPLLTVGVPVELPKTAATALPNEAEEPLTVTIAADGMVMIQTTEVAMDELTPRLRAIAEERSDDRIFLRADGSVPYDTVAKVMGALNRGGFSSIGLVTDTGGPALDGAAGLSGN; translated from the coding sequence ATGGCCGGAGGCGTGATGAAAAAGGGAGGCGGCGGCGGTCGCCGCAGGCGGCGCCGCTCTGGTGGCGGCGGCCAGCCCATGGCCGAGATCAATGTCACGCCGATGGTGGACGTGATGCTGGTGCTGCTGATCATCTTCATGGTCGCGGCCCCGCTGCTCACCGTGGGCGTGCCCGTGGAACTGCCGAAAACCGCCGCGACCGCGCTGCCGAACGAGGCCGAGGAGCCGCTCACCGTCACCATTGCCGCCGATGGCATGGTGATGATCCAGACCACCGAGGTGGCGATGGACGAGCTGACGCCGCGCCTGCGGGCCATCGCCGAGGAACGCAGTGACGACCGCATCTTCCTGCGCGCCGACGGCTCGGTGCCCTATGACACCGTGGCCAAGGTGATGGGCGCGCTGAACCGTGGCGGGTTCTCGTCGATCGGTCTGGTCACCGACACCGGCGGCCCGGCGCTCGATGGCGCGGCCGGACTGTCTGGCAACTGA
- the tolQ gene encoding protein TolQ, with protein sequence MDANTLALAQEIDFSMWGLFARATLTVKLVMLMLILASVWAWAIIFEKLVAYRRARREAAVFDRAFWSGEPLDELFDQIGPEPRGRAQRVFAAGMTEWRRSHRGDGGMIANASARIDRSMDVAIQKEAEALQRGLPVLATVASAAPFVGLFGTVWGIMHAFIEIAAQQDTSLVVVAPGIAEALFATALGLVAAIPAVIFYNKLSADSDRVIAGYEAFADEFSTILSRQLDA encoded by the coding sequence ATGGACGCAAATACCCTCGCGCTCGCGCAGGAGATCGATTTCTCCATGTGGGGGCTCTTTGCCCGCGCCACACTGACCGTTAAGCTGGTGATGCTGATGCTGATCCTCGCTTCGGTCTGGGCTTGGGCGATCATTTTCGAGAAACTCGTCGCCTATCGGCGCGCCCGCCGCGAAGCCGCTGTCTTCGACCGCGCGTTCTGGTCCGGCGAGCCGCTGGACGAGCTGTTTGACCAGATCGGCCCCGAGCCGCGCGGACGCGCGCAGCGGGTCTTTGCCGCAGGCATGACCGAATGGCGCCGTTCGCATCGCGGCGACGGCGGCATGATCGCCAACGCCAGCGCGCGCATCGACCGTTCGATGGATGTGGCGATCCAGAAAGAGGCCGAGGCGCTGCAGCGCGGACTGCCAGTGCTGGCCACGGTCGCCTCGGCGGCGCCCTTCGTCGGTCTTTTCGGCACGGTCTGGGGCATCATGCATGCCTTCATCGAGATCGCCGCGCAGCAGGACACCTCGCTGGTGGTCGTGGCTCCGGGGATCGCCGAGGCGCTCTTTGCCACGGCGCTCGGCCTCGTCGCGGCCATCCCGGCGGTGATCTTCTACAACAAGCTCTCGGCAGACTCGGACCGCGTGATCGCGGGCTATGAGGCTTTTGCCGATGAGTTCTCCACCATCCTGTCGCGCCAGCTGGACGCCTGA